TCGTTTAACACAAGGGAGTCAGAACGCACCAACACATGGGAACAATGATTGATTACAagtttttagaaaaaaattgtagctttttttgataattttcggTGATATTTGTTTTGTGAAATTGTTGAATTCAGAtggaaaattgatgaatttttaaGTGTCGTGGAATGATGGAGAAATttgaatagaaaaatgacGAAATGAATTTGactttttgatgatttttgtttttgtgaaattcttATGATATTTTGCCAGGAACATGGAGACATTTAATTTAGCTAAAAATGATTGGGGAAATGCCaaaaagttttatttgatttggggAATTATCATACAGTTTCAAAAGTTCACGGGAAAAGGTAGAATATCTCAAATGTTTGTGTATTTACAAGCAAATTACCtcatttcataataaatgacGTCGTTTTGATTACCGGCGTTTCTACCATGTTGGCAATTCCGATGAGCACCTCAGCTttaatttggggaaaaataaaaaaaaatctaaagttcatagatttatatttttaaaaaaataaaaataaataaaattgaaagatcATGTATTTACACGTAAATTACCCTATTTTCTATTCTCATATTTACCTAGCAAGCTATAATGAAATGGCACCAACAAACGTACTGCCCCACAActtaactaaaattaatagataaaTATCTTGGAATATGTGTATTTGATTATAACATAGGCtttaaatttttctctctttattgtACTATTAGTTCTCATAagtcttttaaaaatataatctgaTCTAATATATTCAGTTAAACtaagtgtaatttttatacatcaataaattaatatagttcGAATAAACTCATACTATAAAAGAGTCTCATTAttcacaaatccactcttaaagaccaaattagagaccaaattaggatcatctattttcttaatcttatggttaggattaatttacgattaatttaatattttattcaataatttttttttatttttttcattttttttattttcttatattttttttaaaaaatttaaaatttttttaaatattttttatattttttaatttttttcgtaactttttttaaaaaaattaatttcttttttgtaaactttttttttaatttctttttaattttttttattcaataaaaacttgtcgaagtaaataatgaactatattaactaaataatgaactaaatgaagtatgttatgaagtaattttgacatattattgaaatacattaatgatacaataaattttagtgTTAAACGTTAAGCGATAGTAATGAACTatatccaataaataatgaaccaAATGAACGTTAGTAATGAAGTATATAtgacattttattgaaatacaatGTTAACTGTGTTAAACGTCAAGCAGTAGTaatgaacttattacttcattccattagtttattacttcatttcgttagtttattacttcattcagttatgttattacttcattccattagtttattacttcataatgtgttatgacataattatctttcagttgaagtaaattcGGTATGTAATGAATGCgaaattacttcataacatatgttcatttagttcattatgcgGTGAATAtggttcattatttactccagcaagttttcattgaataaaaaaaattaaaaaaaattaatttttttttaaaaaaattaaaaaataaaataaaatttataaaaaaaattaaaattaaaattaaaaaaaattaaaattaaaaaaaatatttattaaataaaatattaaattaattgtaaattaatcctaatcacgagattaagaaaaatggataacccaaatttggtctctagttcggtctatAAGAAGAGTTCGACATTGATTTCAACtctactataaaaaaatataaagtgtataatactactacttaagttcttctaattttagttttataattcaaatttacaaccttaatattcatattcaaattatttttacatttttaaaaattgggatgttaaaaaaaaatttatatacgtttataaaaataataatattaaagaaaGAGTTTCTATTTGTTAGGAATTAACGACTTCCACCAGTTCACCTctatatttgttaaaatcaCATTCGGATCAACTTGtgacaattaaaaatataaaacggCAGGAAGGAAAATCACATTCGGATCAACTTGtgacaattaaaaatataaaacggCAGgaaggagtagtaattttcaaCCGACTCGTCCCCCATCAACTAGCAATTATTGTACTTTCAATTTCAACCCCCTGTCTACCAAACTATAACAATAAATGCACAATAAATGGAATAAATATATCTACATGGAGCGAATCAAGTATAATACATTATGTGTTTACAGTATATTTTCGTTTGTTGGAAGGTTAAGCCTTTAATTGAGCATCTTCTAACCCATAAAATAATAGGCCAAAATGGTGGATCTTCGTGGCAAATTGCATCCATCAATAATCTTGAATGCATTCAACGACATGTTCTCAATACCTACACAAAATAATGTtgttagaccatctccaattgtaatgcaaaacttaaaatgataGATATACATATACTCTATTACCTAATCTGGATCCATGTCAAGAATTGATAATATAGGAATATAGTATGTGATTCCAAACATCGGGGACTCCCGGTAGACACCAATGAGTACAATCGGAATAGCTGGAAGGGTTCGATAGTTGGTCCTTGCTTACAGTGTGAAAAAAGTTCTTGTAAATCGATGGATGAGCATCCTTTCTATATTCCGACAAATGCGTTATATTCAGATATTCGATGTTTATGCCTCGAGTCCCTAGTTTTTGCAGACAAACTTCTGCTGCTCTCATTCTTGCTTCAACTATTGAAAGACCAATTCTCTCATCCAAAATTGGCTCTGTTTCGTTGTAGCAATTGCGTTGCTCCTCCCATGTTTCACCGCTGCAGTGTCACTCGTTACCTCAACTATATCAACTAGACAACtactatatagtagtataacgTAAAATTGAAATCACTCCTTGACTTACTAGAGATGAAAAGGAGAAGGGCTCATGAAAAACATCTTTGTTTTAGTTCgatttatgttgatttctAGCCAATCTGACCACACGTCGAGGACCATTTCGTAGAGACGAGTGCTCATCTTATCCACCGTCTTGTTTCTCGTATCCGAGCTCCCTAAAGATGTTCCCCATCTACGAAAAGAAGACAAGAAAACAGAGAGATGAggttttttttacttatatatacaaaaactCAATATTATCAACAACTTTACTTACGCGATTGTCATCGGATCCGTCCACCACAAGTAGGAATTGAAGACGAGTATATCTGCATCGTTCCAGTGCCTAGCGTGCTTTTCTATCCCCATCAATCTAACGACCCGATCCTTAACACGATGAATAATTGGATCGTCACAATTCGACTCTACCAAAAACGGAGACCAATATAATGCGATCGTAGCATTATATTCctaaaacaacataaaaacattttcatgtctgataatagtagtatttcttatAATAACTATTTTAATGTACGGCTTACAAATGACTCGAACGTATGCATATTCTCATCCCGCACAATCCTTCTCGGCGAAGCTGGCCCTAGCGCAGACTCGATCAAGCAGAGCATCGACGTCCATTGGTTCCGATTCAACGAGTCACCCACGAACACGAGCTTCTTCCCCCTTATTTTCTCAAACAACGCTGTTCCGTTGAatctttttcaaataaaaaaaaataagtaaaactaaatttgaatcttctaaagaaaataaaaaaagaagtatTCCTACCTCGGAAGATCACAGTGATGAGGCTGCCACCTCCAATTCCGATACTTGAAATCTTTCCTACCATACCTCTCACAAGCAAACTCAGGAAGCATAAAAGAGCAATTCCTCTCCTCATACAAAGGAACTGTTTGGTTGTCAAAAACCCATCTCCCTTCAAACAAGTTACACCTCCGACTCAAACTCGGCCTCGCCTCCTCATCATACGACACCGGAGCATCATTTCCGGCGTCGTTACATGCATTCTTGAGCTGCTTCTGCAGATCCAAGAAGCCTAAGAAGTCACCTGTCAGGTAAAAAACGGCTCCCACTAAAATCAAGAGAGACAAGCCAAGAATGCAGTGAGAAACCATccccattttcattttctcatgcttcattttttttttctacaccaaattttctagtaatgtggtcttatttttttgtgaacaCAAAATATTTGGGCTTTATCCCAATAATAATTTCACATGCTTCTTGCATTATTGCAAGAATATTTGTTCCTTTAATCCAAGAACCATCGTCGCTTCTCCACTCTGTCAAAAACACATGACCGTTTGTTAAAAGAAATCATAACAACAATTTTACAATTAGGAACGATTTTATATAGAATAAAAGGGTATGTTAACTAAGAGTGTCGGTTTGTACAGTGATAGACATTTGATGGGGTTATTATTAGAAGATAAAACATCGTTAGCAAtagcattaattaattaatttaattgataacGAATATTGTGTGGGGCAAGTGAGCTGGCATTTGGCCCTTGTTTGCAAGTGATAGACATGAATTTACATCAGTGAATAGTGACAAAATAGAAGCCTCCCTTTATGCGTTGTCTAAGAGCCACTCAATATTTCAGATTAATAATGTTtctaatacatata
The genomic region above belongs to Salvia hispanica cultivar TCC Black 2014 chromosome 3, UniMelb_Shisp_WGS_1.0, whole genome shotgun sequence and contains:
- the LOC125216177 gene encoding protein trichome birefringence-like 34 isoform X1 is translated as MKHEKMKMGMVSHCILGLSLLILVGAVFYLTGDFLGFLDLQKQLKNACNDAGNDAPVSYDEEARPSLSRRCNLFEGRWVFDNQTVPLYEERNCSFMLPEFACERYGRKDFKYRNWRWQPHHCDLPRFNGTALFEKIRGKKLVFVGDSLNRNQWTSMLCLIESALGPASPRRIVRDENMHTFESFEYNATIALYWSPFLVESNCDDPIIHRVKDRVVRLMGIEKHARHWNDADILVFNSYLWWTDPMTIAWGTSLGSSDTRNKTVDKMSTRLYEMVLDVWSDWLEININRTKTKMFFMSPSPFHLYGETWEEQRNCYNETEPILDERIGLSIVEARMRAAEVCLQKLGTRGINIEYLNITHLSEYRKDAHPSIYKNFFHTVSKDQLSNPSSYSDCTHWCLPGVPDVWNHILYSYIINS
- the LOC125216177 gene encoding protein trichome birefringence-like 34 isoform X2, which translates into the protein MKHEKMKMGMVSHCILGLSLLILVGAVFYLTGDFLGFLDLQKQLKNACNDAGNDAPVSYDEEARPSLSRRCNLFEGRWVFDNQTVPLYEERNCSFMLPEFACERYGRKDFKYRNWRWQPHHCDLPRFNGTALFEKIRGKKLVFVGDSLNRNQWTSMLCLIESALGPASPRRIVRDENMHTFESFDRVVRLMGIEKHARHWNDADILVFNSYLWWTDPMTIAWGTSLGSSDTRNKTVDKMSTRLYEMVLDVWSDWLEININRTKTKMFFMSPSPFHLYGETWEEQRNCYNETEPILDERIGLSIVEARMRAAEVCLQKLGTRGINIEYLNITHLSEYRKDAHPSIYKNFFHTVSKDQLSNPSSYSDCTHWCLPGVPDVWNHILYSYIINS